One window of Alkaliphilus metalliredigens QYMF genomic DNA carries:
- the hydG gene encoding [FeFe] hydrogenase H-cluster radical SAM maturase HydG yields the protein MDTTRIINEEKTHEFLAIGKTFSKAERLEIIEKAKDCHGLSLVEAAALLQIKEENEMDALLRTAKIIKEKIYGKRIVIFAPLYTSNECQNNCLYCGFRVANKGLHRRTLETGEIIQEAKAIENQGHKRILLVCGEDKSKTTIEHITEAVTSIYNKTDIRRINVNAAPLNVSEFKKLKEVGIGTYQIFQETYHRETYAKMHPSGPKSNYDYRLTAIERGLEAGIDDYGIGVLLGLYDYRFDVLATLMHSEYMEENYSVGPHTISIPRLRPAMDAAFTEAPAPVSDQDFKKIVAVYRLTLPYTGIILSTRESSQLRDELLTLGVSQISAGSKTNPGGYEEMDQEATQFETSDERPLDEMLQVICDQGHLPSFCTACYRTKRTGAAFMELAKDAHIHEFCQPNAILTLKENLIDYASRETVEKGEILIREALNEITNPKIRCITEERLQEIESGKRDLYL from the coding sequence ATGGATACAACTAGAATCATTAACGAAGAAAAAACTCATGAATTCTTAGCAATAGGAAAAACCTTTTCAAAGGCAGAGCGATTAGAGATCATTGAAAAGGCTAAGGATTGTCATGGTTTGTCCCTTGTGGAGGCCGCGGCACTGTTGCAAATAAAAGAGGAAAATGAAATGGATGCATTGTTGAGGACAGCTAAAATAATTAAGGAGAAAATTTACGGAAAACGAATTGTGATCTTTGCGCCCCTTTATACAAGCAACGAATGTCAAAATAATTGTCTCTATTGTGGGTTTAGGGTAGCAAACAAAGGCTTGCATCGTAGAACCTTAGAGACAGGTGAAATTATACAAGAAGCAAAGGCCATAGAGAATCAAGGGCACAAAAGAATATTGTTGGTATGTGGGGAGGACAAGAGCAAAACCACGATTGAACACATTACTGAAGCTGTAACCAGTATATACAATAAAACAGACATTAGAAGGATTAATGTGAATGCAGCTCCTTTAAATGTATCAGAATTTAAAAAACTAAAGGAAGTAGGCATTGGAACCTATCAAATCTTCCAAGAAACCTACCATCGAGAAACCTATGCCAAGATGCATCCTAGTGGACCTAAGTCAAATTATGATTATCGATTAACGGCCATTGAGAGAGGATTGGAAGCGGGGATTGATGATTATGGAATTGGGGTATTACTAGGTTTATATGACTATCGTTTTGATGTTTTAGCCACGTTAATGCATTCAGAGTATATGGAGGAAAACTACAGTGTAGGGCCACATACCATTTCCATCCCAAGACTTAGGCCAGCAATGGATGCAGCATTTACAGAAGCACCTGCTCCTGTAAGTGATCAAGATTTCAAGAAAATTGTAGCAGTTTATCGATTAACCCTACCCTATACAGGTATTATTCTTTCAACTCGAGAAAGTTCACAATTAAGAGACGAATTGCTTACCTTAGGGGTGTCACAAATATCAGCAGGATCAAAAACAAATCCTGGGGGATATGAGGAAATGGATCAAGAGGCTACGCAGTTTGAAACCAGTGACGAAAGACCATTGGATGAAATGCTACAAGTAATTTGTGATCAAGGCCATTTACCAAGTTTTTGTACTGCATGTTATCGGACTAAGAGAACGGGAGCAGCGTTTATGGAATTAGCAAAGGATGCGCATATTCATGAATTTTGTCAACCGAATGCAATATTAACGTTAAAGGAAAATTTAATTGATTATGCAAGTAGGGAGACTGTTGAAAAGGGAGAGATACTCATTAGAGAAGCTTTAAATGAAATCACTAACCCCAAAATCCGTTGTATTACTGAAGAACGATTACAGGAGATAGAAAGTGGGAAAAGGGACCTTTACCTTTAA
- the hydF gene encoding [FeFe] hydrogenase H-cluster maturation GTPase HydF, producing MNQTPRGNRLHIAIFGRRNVGKSSLINALTDQDIAVVSQVAGTTTDPVYKSMEILPIGPVLLIDTPGIDDEGMIGELRIEKTKKVLGKTDLALIVTDAEIGIGEYEEGLIDTIRSKEIPIIIVYNKIDLFHASKDISTEYLTIPIVSTSAKANSGIEALKQRIIKEAPKDEEISLMAGLIEKGDLVVLVTPIDSAAPKGRMILPQVQVIRDILDHDAIMMVCKETELADTLDRLKSPPNLIVTDSQAFAYVSQIVPKEIPLTSFSILFARYKGDLDTLIEGAKAIKTLVPGDEVLIVEGCTHHRQEDDIGTVKIPRWLEKEVGGKLSFSWFAGTTFEEDLSKYKLIVHCGSCMHNRREMMNRINRAKGQGVPIVNYGVLIGYMTQILDRVLEPFSNKLG from the coding sequence ATGAATCAGACACCAAGAGGAAATCGCCTACACATTGCTATTTTTGGACGAAGAAATGTTGGGAAATCTAGCTTGATTAATGCCTTAACCGATCAGGATATTGCAGTGGTCTCACAAGTAGCAGGAACAACCACAGATCCTGTGTATAAATCCATGGAAATTTTACCAATAGGTCCTGTGCTGCTGATTGATACCCCTGGGATTGACGATGAAGGTATGATTGGAGAATTGAGAATTGAAAAAACAAAAAAAGTATTAGGGAAAACAGATTTAGCGCTGATCGTGACGGATGCTGAAATAGGAATAGGGGAATATGAAGAGGGATTAATTGATACAATCAGATCCAAGGAGATTCCAATTATCATTGTATACAATAAAATAGACTTATTTCATGCCTCAAAGGATATATCAACGGAGTATTTAACGATTCCAATTGTATCCACAAGTGCGAAGGCCAATAGTGGAATTGAAGCATTAAAGCAGCGAATTATTAAAGAAGCCCCAAAGGATGAAGAAATTTCATTAATGGCAGGGCTAATTGAAAAGGGTGATTTAGTTGTATTAGTTACCCCCATTGATTCTGCAGCACCGAAGGGTAGAATGATTTTACCCCAAGTGCAGGTCATACGGGATATTCTAGATCATGATGCCATCATGATGGTTTGTAAAGAAACAGAGTTAGCGGATACATTAGATAGATTGAAGAGTCCTCCTAATCTAATTGTAACAGACTCCCAAGCCTTTGCTTATGTGTCTCAAATTGTGCCAAAGGAAATACCCCTAACATCTTTTTCGATCTTATTCGCACGGTATAAGGGTGACTTGGATACGTTGATAGAAGGAGCTAAGGCAATTAAGACGTTAGTGCCAGGAGATGAAGTGTTAATCGTAGAAGGATGTACCCATCACCGACAAGAGGATGATATTGGTACAGTGAAAATTCCTAGATGGTTGGAAAAAGAAGTAGGTGGAAAGCTTAGCTTTTCATGGTTTGCAGGAACAACCTTTGAAGAAGACCTATCTAAATATAAATTAATTGTACACTGTGGTTCCTGTATGCATAATAGACGAGAGATGATGAACCGAATTAATCGAGCAAAAGGACAAGGTGTGCCAATTGTCAACTATGGAGTATTAATTGGATACATGACACAGATTTTAGACCGAGTACTTGAACCTTTCTCAAATAAGCTTGGGTAA
- a CDS encoding (2Fe-2S) ferredoxin domain-containing protein, whose translation MADLERIRNEALDQVNLRKEKGGTRIVVGMATCGIASGARPVMMALIEEVKKRNLEHMIVTQTGCIGVCKYEPIVEVYREGEDKVTYVDMTVEKAQKIILDHIVNGNIVSEYSIGAYEK comes from the coding sequence ATGGCAGATCTTGAAAGAATTCGAAACGAAGCACTTGACCAAGTTAATCTTCGAAAAGAAAAAGGTGGAACTAGAATTGTTGTAGGCATGGCAACCTGTGGTATTGCATCCGGGGCAAGGCCTGTGATGATGGCGTTAATAGAAGAAGTGAAAAAAAGAAACCTAGAACATATGATTGTGACACAAACAGGCTGTATCGGGGTCTGCAAGTATGAGCCCATTGTTGAAGTCTACAGAGAAGGCGAAGATAAGGTAACCTACGTAGACATGACAGTTGAAAAGGCACAAAAGATCATCCTCGACCATATTGTTAACGGGAATATTGTATCGGAATATAGCATTGGAGCCTATGAAAAATAG
- a CDS encoding NADH-quinone oxidoreductase subunit NuoE family protein, translated as MKKNGLTEEKFQRLQMVIEEQKGKKGPLMPVLHEAQKIFGYIPLEVQKRISEEIEIPLSEIYGVITFYSQFSLEPKGDYVIGVCMGTACYVKGSQPIIDKISELTGTKPGGNSEDGRFSLVATRCIGACGLAPVLTVNEDVYGRLKLEDIPGIVEKYQVK; from the coding sequence ATGAAAAAGAATGGTTTAACTGAAGAAAAATTCCAAAGGCTTCAGATGGTGATTGAAGAACAGAAGGGTAAGAAAGGTCCATTAATGCCAGTTCTACATGAAGCGCAGAAAATTTTTGGGTACATCCCATTAGAAGTACAAAAGAGAATTTCTGAGGAAATAGAAATACCATTAAGTGAAATTTATGGAGTGATCACATTTTATTCTCAATTTTCACTAGAACCTAAGGGCGACTATGTCATTGGCGTTTGCATGGGAACTGCCTGTTATGTAAAAGGATCACAACCTATCATTGACAAAATCAGTGAACTGACAGGAACGAAGCCTGGAGGAAACTCAGAGGATGGGCGGTTTTCTCTTGTGGCAACACGATGTATTGGTGCCTGTGGGTTAGCACCAGTTTTAACTGTTAACGAGGATGTGTATGGGAGATTAAAGTTGGAAGATATACCGGGTATTGTTGAAAAATATCAAGTAAAGTAA
- a CDS encoding TM1266 family iron-only hydrogenase system putative regulator, whose amino-acid sequence MSKRIGVVAIIIEDKENVPMVNKLLSDYGEIIVGRMGLPYKEKKVSIISIIVDGTTDEIGALTGKLGRLNEVTVKSALTQK is encoded by the coding sequence ATGAGTAAGCGAATTGGTGTTGTTGCAATCATTATTGAAGATAAAGAAAATGTTCCTATGGTTAATAAGCTACTCAGTGATTACGGTGAGATTATCGTAGGGCGGATGGGGTTACCCTACAAGGAGAAAAAGGTAAGTATTATTTCGATAATTGTAGATGGAACAACCGATGAGATTGGTGCTTTAACAGGGAAGTTAGGTAGGCTAAATGAGGTGACAGTCAAAAGTGCCTTGACACAAAAGTAG
- a CDS encoding NADH-dependent [FeFe] hydrogenase, group A6 encodes MEKVTLTIDNITVEVPKEYTILEAAKTVGVDIPTLCFLKDANEIGACRVCLVEIQGARALQASCVHPVAEGMVIKTNTKKLRDTRKSTVELILSNHNRECLTCFRNKSCELQSLAEELNISEIPFEGEKTVGTIDDKSTSIVRDSSKCILCGRCVNVCKNVQKTSILEFTNRGFETQISPAFNKSMNETPCIYCGQCIVSCPVAALREKEDIERVWDAIEDPEIHVVVQTAPAVRAALGEEFGLPIGSRVTGKMVASLKRLGFDQVFDTNFGADLTIMEEGHELLHRLQNNGKLPMITSCSPGWVRYCEFNYPEFIENLSTCKSPHQMLGAIIKSYYAEKQQIDPKKIFVVSIMPCTSKKSEAARPEMTVDGLRDVDAVLTTRELAKMIKQARIEFLKLEDAEFDPALGEYTGAGAIFGATGGVMEAALRTLADTLTGQELEEIEYHNIRGVAGIKEAEINLGGQTIKIAVVHGTAMASKLLEMIKSGEKEYHFIEIMGCSGGCVTGGGQPHVPARVKMDCDIRVERAKALYEEDTVKQLRKSHENPMKIH; translated from the coding sequence ATGGAGAAAGTGACTTTAACCATAGATAATATAACTGTTGAAGTGCCTAAGGAGTATACAATACTTGAAGCTGCTAAAACTGTAGGAGTAGACATTCCCACTCTATGCTTTTTAAAGGATGCCAATGAAATTGGTGCTTGTAGAGTTTGCTTAGTTGAAATCCAAGGCGCACGAGCATTGCAGGCTTCATGTGTTCATCCGGTAGCAGAGGGAATGGTAATTAAAACCAATACAAAGAAACTCAGAGATACTAGAAAGTCAACTGTAGAGTTAATTCTTTCAAATCATAATAGAGAATGCTTAACTTGCTTTAGAAATAAAAGCTGTGAGCTTCAAAGCCTAGCAGAAGAATTAAACATTAGTGAGATCCCATTTGAAGGAGAGAAGACCGTAGGAACCATTGATGATAAATCTACTTCCATCGTTAGAGATAGTAGTAAATGTATTTTATGTGGTAGATGTGTTAACGTATGTAAAAATGTACAGAAAACCAGTATATTGGAGTTTACTAATAGAGGCTTTGAAACCCAGATATCTCCAGCTTTTAATAAAAGCATGAATGAGACACCCTGTATTTATTGTGGACAATGTATTGTTTCCTGTCCAGTGGCAGCCTTAAGAGAAAAGGAAGATATTGAACGGGTGTGGGATGCAATAGAAGATCCTGAGATTCATGTGGTGGTTCAGACTGCCCCTGCAGTAAGGGCAGCTCTTGGAGAGGAATTTGGATTGCCTATTGGTAGTCGAGTAACGGGGAAAATGGTTGCTTCTCTTAAGAGACTAGGATTTGATCAAGTGTTTGATACAAACTTTGGAGCAGATTTAACCATTATGGAAGAAGGCCATGAATTGTTACACAGGCTACAGAACAATGGAAAGCTACCAATGATTACCTCTTGTTCACCAGGATGGGTAAGATACTGTGAATTTAATTATCCTGAGTTCATAGAAAATCTCTCAACCTGTAAATCACCGCATCAAATGCTGGGAGCAATTATCAAATCATATTATGCTGAAAAGCAGCAAATAGATCCTAAGAAAATATTTGTGGTGTCAATCATGCCTTGTACCTCTAAAAAGAGTGAAGCCGCAAGACCAGAAATGACGGTTGACGGTCTACGTGATGTTGACGCAGTATTGACAACAAGAGAATTAGCAAAGATGATTAAACAAGCTCGGATTGAGTTTTTGAAGCTAGAAGATGCGGAATTCGATCCAGCGTTAGGAGAATATACAGGTGCAGGTGCGATATTCGGTGCTACTGGTGGTGTAATGGAGGCAGCATTGAGAACACTAGCAGATACCCTAACGGGGCAAGAATTAGAAGAAATCGAGTATCATAACATAAGAGGTGTAGCTGGGATTAAGGAAGCAGAAATAAATCTAGGGGGACAAACCATTAAAATTGCTGTGGTCCACGGTACTGCTATGGCTTCTAAATTACTGGAAATGATTAAATCTGGTGAGAAAGAATATCATTTTATTGAAATAATGGGATGTAGTGGCGGATGTGTAACCGGTGGAGGTCAGCCTCATGTGCCTGCTAGAGTAAAAATGGATTGTGACATTCGAGTTGAAAGAGCAAAGGCATTGTATGAAGAAGATACTGTTAAGCAATTAAGAAAATCCCATGAAAATCCCATGAAAATCCACTAA
- the nuoF gene encoding NADH-quinone oxidoreductase subunit NuoF, producing MDVCRAHVLVCGGTGCASSDSFKMIDKFEEELKKVELEKEIKVVKTGCFGLCEAGPIVIVYPGGVFYSQVKLEDVERITKEHLLKGRIVTDLVYKESIEENLIKGIDEVGFYKKQKRVALRNCGIINPEVIEEYIAFDGYKALGKVLTEMKPEEVIDIIKRSGLRGRGGGGFPSGLKWEFTAKAEGDEKYVACNADEGDPGAFMDRSVLEGDPHVIIEAMAIAAYAAGANRGYVYIRAEYPIAVERLEIAIKQARENGLLGKNIFGTEFDFELEIRLGAGAFVCGEETALINSIEGKRGMPRPRPPFPAHKGIWNKPTLLNNVETYANVPQIILNGAEWFASMGTEKSKGTKVFALGGKINNTGLLEVAMGTTLREVIYDVGGGIPNGKAFKAVQTGGPSGGCITAEHLDTPIDYDNLIALGSMMGSGGMIVMDEDNCMVDIARFFLDFTVEESCGKCPPCRIGTKRMLELLDKITEGKGELEDLDKLERLAESIKVASLCGLGQTAPNPVLSTLKYFRDEYEAHVKEKSCPAGVCQALTNYVITDDCKGCTLCVKACPVDAIHGERKAVHLINTDTCIKCGACVDKCPFKAIVKK from the coding sequence ATGGATGTATGTAGAGCGCATGTATTGGTGTGCGGCGGAACAGGCTGTGCATCTTCGGACTCATTTAAAATGATTGATAAATTTGAAGAAGAACTAAAAAAGGTCGAGCTAGAAAAGGAAATAAAGGTAGTGAAGACAGGGTGCTTCGGACTCTGTGAAGCGGGACCTATTGTCATTGTCTATCCAGGAGGTGTCTTTTACAGTCAGGTAAAGCTAGAGGATGTTGAGCGGATTACAAAGGAACATTTATTAAAGGGAAGAATTGTCACTGACTTAGTATATAAAGAATCAATAGAAGAAAATTTAATCAAAGGAATTGACGAAGTTGGATTTTATAAGAAACAGAAACGAGTTGCCTTAAGGAATTGTGGAATCATCAATCCTGAAGTCATTGAGGAATATATTGCCTTTGACGGTTATAAAGCCTTAGGAAAGGTTTTAACAGAAATGAAACCTGAGGAAGTCATTGATATCATCAAACGCTCTGGTCTAAGAGGACGAGGTGGTGGTGGATTCCCTTCAGGACTCAAATGGGAGTTTACAGCAAAAGCTGAGGGTGACGAGAAATATGTAGCCTGTAACGCCGATGAAGGAGACCCAGGAGCCTTCATGGATCGTTCTGTCTTAGAGGGAGACCCCCATGTCATCATCGAGGCCATGGCCATAGCTGCCTATGCTGCAGGAGCCAACAGAGGATATGTGTATATTCGTGCAGAGTATCCAATTGCTGTTGAACGTCTTGAAATTGCAATTAAACAGGCCAGAGAAAACGGATTATTAGGAAAGAACATTTTTGGAACAGAATTTGACTTTGAGTTAGAGATTCGGTTAGGAGCTGGGGCTTTTGTTTGTGGTGAGGAGACAGCTTTAATTAACTCTATAGAAGGAAAACGTGGAATGCCAAGACCAAGGCCACCATTTCCTGCCCATAAGGGAATTTGGAACAAACCGACGTTACTGAATAATGTGGAAACCTATGCCAATGTACCACAAATTATTCTAAATGGAGCAGAATGGTTTGCTAGCATGGGTACAGAGAAATCTAAAGGTACAAAGGTGTTTGCTCTAGGGGGAAAGATCAACAATACTGGACTTTTAGAGGTTGCTATGGGAACAACATTAAGAGAGGTTATTTATGATGTTGGTGGTGGTATTCCCAACGGCAAGGCATTCAAGGCGGTACAAACCGGTGGACCCTCTGGAGGCTGTATTACAGCGGAACATCTTGATACACCTATAGATTATGACAATTTAATTGCATTAGGATCCATGATGGGATCAGGCGGGATGATTGTTATGGATGAAGATAACTGTATGGTAGATATTGCAAGATTCTTCTTAGACTTCACTGTGGAAGAATCCTGTGGAAAATGTCCTCCCTGTCGAATTGGTACAAAGCGTATGCTAGAGCTCCTAGATAAAATCACCGAAGGAAAGGGTGAATTAGAGGACCTTGATAAGCTTGAGCGTTTGGCAGAAAGTATTAAAGTTGCCTCACTATGTGGACTAGGTCAAACGGCACCAAATCCAGTATTATCGACACTCAAGTATTTTAGAGATGAATATGAGGCCCATGTTAAGGAGAAAAGTTGTCCAGCTGGGGTATGCCAAGCGCTGACAAACTATGTTATTACCGATGACTGTAAAGGATGTACCCTATGTGTTAAAGCATGTCCTGTTGATGCAATTCATGGAGAACGCAAGGCAGTTCATTTAATCAATACAGATACATGTATCAAATGTGGCGCTTGTGTGGATAAATGTCCATTTAAGGCAATTGTAAAAAAATAA
- the hydE gene encoding [FeFe] hydrogenase H-cluster radical SAM maturase HydE, which produces MDDLKHQYIIICESTSHMLNTDRLLKLRGIKTELTPTPSEYGSICTTAIAFDAEDKSFIEDILQKNYLGFQQIHPYQPRKLSGLIRSLKNNIISQPFNEVMVKIQEGKELTKEEIVLLLKSDSQSEKEALYQAADKMREEIIGDTVEIRGAIEFSNYCKKECNYCGIRKGCTTPSRYRMTEDEIMESVYQLHQWGIKTVILQSGEDDYYTTDMLIQIITRIKRETKMGVTLSIGEKSYDEYQFLREAGTNNFLLKIETTNRQIFEFIHPDDNYDTRIQCSEWLRELGYANGSGNMIGLPGQTEEDIAEDILFFKKMRIHMIGIGPFIPAKGTPFETYETGSIEMTLKAVAVTRLVCKNVYIPATTALASIDPDGQTKALKCGANTIMLISTPEKYRKNYQIYSHKNMIDLASAFKSIAEANRSIPKYLKVTPQEVV; this is translated from the coding sequence ATGGATGATTTAAAGCACCAGTATATTATTATTTGTGAATCAACAAGTCATATGTTAAATACAGATAGATTGTTGAAATTACGAGGGATTAAAACAGAATTGACGCCGACCCCAAGTGAGTATGGATCAATTTGTACCACTGCTATTGCCTTTGATGCAGAAGACAAGAGTTTCATAGAAGATATTTTGCAAAAAAATTATTTGGGCTTTCAGCAAATACACCCTTATCAACCTAGAAAACTATCGGGATTAATAAGAAGCTTAAAAAATAATATCATTTCCCAACCATTTAATGAAGTGATGGTTAAAATACAAGAAGGCAAAGAACTAACGAAGGAAGAGATTGTGTTGTTGCTTAAAAGTGATAGTCAAAGTGAAAAAGAAGCTCTCTACCAAGCAGCAGATAAAATGAGAGAAGAGATTATTGGAGATACAGTAGAAATACGAGGGGCCATTGAGTTTTCAAATTACTGTAAAAAAGAATGTAATTATTGTGGAATTCGAAAGGGATGTACCACACCTAGTCGGTATCGAATGACAGAAGATGAGATTATGGAGAGTGTGTACCAGTTACATCAATGGGGAATTAAAACGGTAATCCTTCAGTCTGGAGAAGACGACTACTATACAACAGATATGCTCATTCAGATCATTACTCGTATTAAAAGAGAAACAAAGATGGGAGTCACATTAAGTATTGGTGAAAAGTCCTATGATGAATATCAGTTTTTGCGAGAAGCAGGAACAAATAATTTTCTATTAAAAATTGAAACAACAAATCGACAAATCTTTGAATTTATTCATCCTGACGACAACTATGACACAAGGATCCAATGTTCAGAATGGCTTCGAGAGTTAGGGTATGCCAATGGTTCAGGTAATATGATTGGACTGCCAGGGCAAACGGAGGAAGATATTGCTGAGGATATTTTATTTTTTAAAAAAATGAGGATTCACATGATCGGAATTGGTCCTTTTATTCCTGCGAAGGGAACGCCCTTCGAAACCTATGAAACTGGAAGTATAGAAATGACACTAAAGGCAGTGGCAGTTACACGATTGGTATGTAAGAATGTGTATATTCCAGCGACTACAGCATTGGCTTCTATCGATCCTGATGGACAGACAAAGGCTTTGAAATGTGGTGCCAATACAATTATGTTGATCTCAACACCTGAAAAATATAGAAAAAATTATCAAATATATAGTCATAAAAATATGATTGATCTAGCATCGGCATTTAAATCAATAGCTGAAGCCAATCGAAGTATTCCTAAGTATTTAAAAGTTACTCCCCAGGAGGTGGTATAA
- a CDS encoding NADH-quinone oxidoreductase subunit NuoE family protein produces the protein MKKTSLTEENFQKLQIVMEEEKGEKGPLMPVLHEAQKIFGCIPLEVQKKICEEMKIPLSEIYGVITFYSQFSLEPKGDYVIGVCMGTACYVKGAQPILDKVSELIGAKAGCNSGDGRFSLVATRCIGACGLAPILTVNEDVYGRLKLTDIPGIVEKYQK, from the coding sequence ATGAAAAAAACCAGTTTAACTGAAGAAAATTTTCAAAAGCTTCAGATAGTGATGGAAGAAGAGAAGGGTGAAAAGGGTCCATTGATGCCAGTTCTACATGAGGCTCAAAAAATCTTTGGATGTATTCCTTTAGAGGTACAGAAGAAAATTTGTGAAGAAATGAAGATACCCTTAAGTGAAATTTATGGGGTTATCACATTCTATTCCCAATTTTCTTTAGAACCTAAAGGAGACTACGTTATCGGTGTTTGTATGGGAACCGCATGTTATGTAAAAGGGGCACAACCTATTCTGGATAAGGTCAGTGAACTAATTGGTGCAAAGGCTGGTTGCAACTCAGGGGATGGAAGATTTTCTCTTGTGGCAACACGATGTATTGGTGCCTGTGGATTAGCTCCAATACTTACAGTTAATGAGGATGTTTATGGTAGATTGAAGTTAACGGATATACCGGGTATTGTTGAAAAGTATCAAAAGTAA
- a CDS encoding iron hydrogenase small subunit, translating to MIKLYEEFLGKPNGHKSHELLHTYYTAREKYPITAEVEDVMLISKMLLKATVADNHS from the coding sequence ATTATTAAGTTATATGAAGAATTCTTAGGAAAGCCAAATGGACATAAATCCCATGAATTACTTCATACTTATTATACAGCAAGAGAAAAATATCCTATAACAGCTGAAGTAGAAGATGTTATGCTTATTTCTAAAATGTTACTCAAAGCTACCGTGGCTGACAATCATTCATAA